In the Theobroma cacao cultivar B97-61/B2 chromosome 1, Criollo_cocoa_genome_V2, whole genome shotgun sequence genome, one interval contains:
- the LOC18611023 gene encoding CASP-like protein ARALYDRAFT_485429, producing the protein MMERVPGALGTSASLALRLGQTIFSSASLLFMCLDVEFYSYTSFSYLVTVMGLVTPWSVSLALVDAYSVFVKCLPRHPRVLLILIVGDWALSFLSLAAACSTASVTSLIVSSAGPSGCPSRLCSRYQLSAAMAFLSWFLSFASTLFNLWLLPSL; encoded by the exons ATGATGGAGAGAGTGCCAGGGGCGTTGGGAACAAGCGCCAGCTTGGCTCTTCGTTTGGGACAAACCATTTTCTCCTCTGCTTCACTTCTCTTCATGTGTTTGGATGTTGAATTCTATAGCTACACTTCTTTTAG TTACTTGGTAACAGTCATGGGTTTAGTAACTCCATGGAGCGTTTCATTAGCATTGGTTGATGCATATTCCGTGTTTGTTAAATGCTTACCGCGACATCCAAGGGTACTGCTGATCCTCATTGTGGGAGACTGG GCCTTGtcttttctctcactagcCGCGGCCTGCTCAACTGCTAGCGTTACCAGTCTCATCGTCAGTAGTGCTGGCCCGTCAGGTTGCCCATCAAGGTTATGTAGTAGATATCAATTGTCTGCGGCTATGGCTTTCTTGTCCTGGTTCCTATCATTCGCTTCAACTCTCTTCAATCTTTGGCTCCTTCCATCTCTGTAA